The Mucilaginibacter terrenus genome has a segment encoding these proteins:
- a CDS encoding O-antigen ligase family protein, giving the protein MLNNRVRNSRFKSLRDKLAPANWTPGTLIILLIPFALLISFIVVKGGIIGAAGILAVVVGLPIVYGIIAYPEFGITVLVVASFMLNYVSEFLPNGTPTGILLDAITYMLIFGFFLKKKFDNSWYYFKNPISYLVLAWLAYNFLEAINPVSPSILAWVYTVRTVGFIMLMYFIFLYQIQRIEFIKFLFKLWLGLCLLAAISGFQQENFGFLSFEKTWYYSDPARVKFWFINGHWRKTAIFADPVTFSYNMVVAVTMCICFVMLKISRWKKVLMMLLIPFYILAMLYSGTRGAYVLLPAALALLAILKFNKKIVTGVVAAGFLLLIVIFMPTSNPTIKRFQSAFNPSKDASFNVRAENQRRIKPYILSHPIGGGLGSVGVWGRRFAPNSFLANFPPDSGYVRVAVEMGYIGLILFCTLMFVILKTGINNYYLIQDPELKNYCLAMILVIFVYNVGNYPQQALVQYPSNILFYMASALLSITLRLDIDKRKELADTTAKSLKD; this is encoded by the coding sequence ATGCTCAATAACCGGGTACGTAATAGCAGGTTTAAAAGTCTCCGCGATAAACTCGCGCCTGCTAACTGGACACCCGGCACTCTTATCATCCTGCTCATCCCTTTTGCCTTGCTTATCAGCTTTATAGTTGTTAAAGGTGGCATTATTGGTGCAGCCGGTATTTTAGCAGTTGTTGTGGGTCTGCCTATAGTTTACGGGATAATTGCCTATCCGGAATTTGGTATAACCGTATTGGTTGTTGCCTCTTTTATGCTCAACTATGTTTCGGAGTTTTTACCTAATGGAACACCTACGGGTATATTGCTGGATGCGATTACCTACATGCTCATCTTCGGTTTTTTTCTTAAGAAGAAGTTCGATAACAGTTGGTATTACTTTAAAAATCCCATCAGCTACCTTGTACTGGCATGGCTGGCTTATAACTTTTTAGAAGCCATTAATCCGGTATCACCATCCATACTTGCATGGGTGTATACCGTACGTACTGTAGGCTTTATTATGCTGATGTACTTTATTTTCCTCTACCAAATACAAAGAATAGAGTTTATTAAGTTCCTTTTTAAACTGTGGCTTGGCTTGTGTTTGCTTGCGGCGATATCCGGTTTTCAGCAGGAGAACTTTGGATTTCTCAGTTTTGAAAAAACCTGGTATTACTCGGATCCAGCAAGGGTAAAATTTTGGTTCATTAATGGCCACTGGCGCAAAACGGCAATTTTTGCCGACCCGGTAACTTTTTCTTACAATATGGTTGTAGCAGTTACTATGTGCATTTGCTTTGTGATGTTAAAAATTAGCCGTTGGAAAAAGGTGCTAATGATGTTACTTATCCCGTTCTACATTTTGGCCATGTTATACTCCGGTACCAGGGGTGCTTATGTACTTTTACCGGCAGCGCTGGCCTTACTTGCAATACTTAAGTTTAACAAAAAGATAGTAACAGGAGTTGTAGCGGCAGGCTTTTTGTTGTTGATAGTCATATTTATGCCGACGTCTAACCCCACTATAAAGCGGTTTCAATCTGCCTTTAACCCTTCAAAAGATGCATCCTTTAATGTGCGTGCAGAAAATCAGCGGCGTATAAAGCCCTACATACTCTCGCACCCAATTGGTGGTGGCTTGGGTTCTGTAGGTGTTTGGGGTAGACGGTTTGCGCCAAACTCTTTTCTTGCAAATTTCCCGCCGGACAGCGGCTACGTGAGGGTTGCTGTTGAGATGGGCTATATAGGTTTAATACTATTTTGCACGCTAATGTTCGTCATTTTAAAAACGGGTATAAACAATTATTATCTTATACAGGATCCTGAGCTTAAGAATTATTGCCTGGCCATGATACTGGTAATATTTGTATACAATGTAGGCAATTACCCGCAGCAAGCATTAGTACAGTACCCATCCAACATACTGTTTTATATGGCGAGTGCGCTACTTAGCATCACTCTGAGATTAGATATTGATAAAAGAAAAGAATTAGCAGATACAACGGCGAAGTCGTTAAAAGATTAA
- a CDS encoding acyltransferase, protein MTLGEFIKSKPRLKKFVHKMLVRSGHSRPRFWTRWFVNPFFHKYEKSVRIGFYSRMDLFPFNKFVIGHHSIVEDFAAINNGVGDVIIGHNVGVGLSNIIIGPVTLGNYVMAGQNVVFSGLNHGFEDITIPPRLQKVNTSKITVEDNVWIGANSVITAGVTIGKHAIVGAGSVVTKDVPGYSVAVGNPAKVIKMYNFESGSWEAV, encoded by the coding sequence ATGACGTTAGGAGAATTTATTAAATCGAAGCCCAGGCTAAAAAAGTTTGTGCATAAAATGCTGGTGCGGTCGGGTCACTCCCGCCCACGCTTCTGGACGCGCTGGTTTGTAAACCCTTTTTTTCACAAGTATGAAAAAAGCGTTAGGATAGGCTTCTATTCCAGAATGGATCTTTTCCCATTCAATAAATTCGTTATAGGACATCACAGCATCGTAGAAGATTTTGCAGCAATTAACAATGGTGTTGGTGATGTTATCATCGGCCATAATGTAGGTGTTGGGCTGAGCAACATAATTATTGGCCCGGTAACTTTGGGCAATTATGTCATGGCAGGGCAAAATGTTGTATTTTCGGGCTTGAACCATGGTTTTGAAGACATTACCATCCCGCCACGGTTGCAAAAGGTTAATACCAGCAAAATTACAGTTGAGGATAACGTTTGGATAGGTGCTAATAGTGTAATTACCGCTGGGGTTACAATTGGTAAACATGCTATAGTTGGGGCCGGAAGTGTAGTAACAAAAGATGTACCGGGCTATAGCGTTGCTGTAGGCAACCCTGCAAAAGTGATAAAAATGTATAACTTCGAATCTGGTAGCTGGGAAGCTGTTTAG
- a CDS encoding lipopolysaccharide biosynthesis protein, with translation MLKKIVNKHTISLASSAAMPVIGLLVLSQLTRKLGKVDFGNYIFFLQTFLLADMFRTGFLQTSLIKFYAGAPKERAAKVAGSAWSVGFILTFGLAAIDLLAFIFYKGADANLTATLKWFGLIYVSTLPSAIAGWMLQADGRFDKMFIIQITNQGGFLLLVLATIYLKTIDFETVIHCYLGANVFTSLMCLFTGWSQAHTIRHKSVEAMKELANFGKYSVGTSLGSILLRSSDIFIIKWMFPTELVGVYYIPQRLMEFFEIPMRSFVATALPELSAASQNDNKPLVATIMKKYASLLTVLLLPIAVAGFLLGGLVIHILTGEKYAGSDAFNIFRIFLCYVIIMPVDRFLGVTLDILNKPHLNMMKVFLMLTVNVVADFLGIAIFHDLYGVAIASLFTYYSGLIFGYVQLKKNLNFRFNDILSVGYGELKKMIQHLLHKKATQQGNV, from the coding sequence TTGTTAAAAAAGATCGTAAACAAACACACTATCAGTCTCGCAAGCAGTGCTGCTATGCCTGTAATCGGCTTGCTGGTACTGTCGCAATTAACGCGCAAACTTGGCAAGGTTGACTTTGGAAATTACATTTTCTTTCTCCAGACCTTCTTACTTGCGGATATGTTCAGGACAGGTTTCCTGCAAACATCTCTTATTAAATTTTACGCAGGTGCGCCAAAAGAACGTGCTGCAAAGGTGGCTGGTTCCGCCTGGTCAGTAGGTTTTATATTAACCTTCGGGTTGGCTGCTATTGATCTGCTTGCCTTTATATTTTACAAAGGCGCTGACGCTAACCTTACAGCAACACTAAAGTGGTTCGGGCTTATCTATGTTTCTACCCTTCCTTCGGCCATTGCAGGCTGGATGTTGCAGGCTGACGGCAGGTTCGACAAGATGTTTATCATCCAGATCACTAATCAAGGCGGGTTTTTGTTACTTGTACTGGCAACCATTTATTTGAAGACCATAGATTTTGAAACGGTAATACATTGCTACCTGGGAGCTAACGTATTTACAAGTTTGATGTGCCTGTTTACAGGCTGGTCGCAAGCGCATACCATAAGGCATAAAAGCGTTGAGGCTATGAAAGAGCTTGCAAACTTTGGCAAGTACAGTGTAGGTACCTCGCTTGGTTCTATTCTACTGAGGAGTTCAGACATCTTTATCATCAAATGGATGTTCCCTACAGAATTAGTTGGCGTGTATTACATTCCGCAGCGTTTAATGGAGTTTTTTGAGATCCCCATGCGTAGTTTTGTGGCAACTGCCCTGCCAGAACTTTCCGCAGCGTCGCAAAACGACAACAAACCCCTAGTAGCCACCATCATGAAAAAATATGCGTCGCTACTTACGGTTTTACTCCTGCCAATTGCAGTAGCCGGCTTTCTGCTGGGAGGCTTAGTGATTCATATTTTAACGGGTGAGAAATACGCGGGATCAGATGCATTCAACATCTTCCGCATCTTCTTGTGCTACGTAATCATTATGCCTGTAGATAGGTTTCTGGGCGTAACTCTCGATATATTAAACAAGCCGCATCTAAATATGATGAAGGTTTTCCTGATGCTTACTGTTAACGTGGTAGCCGATTTCCTTGGCATAGCTATTTTTCATGATCTGTATGGCGTAGCAATAGCATCGTTGTTCACCTACTACTCCGGCCTAATATTTGGCTATGTGCAACTAAAAAAGAACCTGAACTTTAGATTTAACGATATTCTCAGTGTAGGTTACGGAGAATTAAAGAAGATGATACAACATCTCCTTCACAAAAAAGCTACACAACAAGGGAATGTCTGA
- a CDS encoding exopolysaccharide transport family protein: MEFASFLKVLWKNKNLLIIIPLVTIIVSYFLVKNLPDKYLSYAHIATGIVDESRHLLDNDNNQVQRQQITQNFSNLIEMMKLSKLYNQVSYRLILHDLTQPTPFKPYSKLFMTMNDAAKKHAIVVFTDKLKRMEPLDTYDKDQRGLNNLLNSMWYDERSLRGILWAERDGDSDFITVTSESSNPQMSAFVVNALCEEFISYYTHTVRQNETDAVTFLAGLLNEKREALNRKTAQLQQYKIEHGVLNIDEQSRGIFSQIMTYNDRRLSAEKDVASYEGTIKNINGKFDPKDRQYIEASLNKYNTSVTATQDELHALTNKYVRSNFDPAVKAQIDSVTKTLSQQIALTSDKYLTNPLATKENLVTQKINLEISRDIAKYSIKEIDKALAGLNAKFQQLVPFDATVKTYNFELDIASKEYLDVLNKYNETNLQSTFSVKLQQVEQATPQGAEPSKKMLLIILSGIIAFAFCVVILFIRFFLDDSIKSPADLVRQTNLPLLGYLNTVSGGSLDLRKLWDVEHREKMKHFKELIRSIRFEIDQELKGDKVLAITSLVPDEGKTVLAISLAYSYAMINKKVLLIDGNFSHPTITNTAQPRLFVEDYFKNNPDNYEAFSGATTVLGNHGDDVTPLEVSDEIFIRNRFAELKTKYDIIIIETPALSSLNKSKEWMLFANKVVAVYGARKSVKSSQKENLNFLRSLDNKFAGWILNKAAIPED; the protein is encoded by the coding sequence ATGGAGTTTGCGAGTTTTCTGAAGGTATTATGGAAAAATAAGAACCTGCTAATTATAATTCCGCTTGTTACCATTATAGTGTCTTACTTTTTGGTAAAAAACCTGCCGGACAAGTACCTGTCTTACGCCCATATCGCCACTGGTATTGTTGATGAGTCTCGTCATTTGCTCGACAATGACAATAACCAGGTACAACGGCAGCAGATAACCCAGAACTTTAGTAACCTGATTGAAATGATGAAGCTGAGCAAGCTTTACAACCAGGTATCTTATCGCCTAATTCTGCACGATCTTACACAGCCTACCCCTTTTAAACCCTATAGCAAGCTGTTCATGACCATGAACGATGCTGCAAAGAAACATGCTATAGTAGTATTTACGGACAAGCTAAAGCGCATGGAGCCGCTGGATACCTACGATAAAGACCAGAGAGGACTTAACAACCTCCTTAACTCGATGTGGTATGACGAGCGCAGCCTTAGGGGTATACTTTGGGCAGAGCGCGATGGTGACAGCGACTTTATTACCGTAACCAGCGAATCGTCGAACCCGCAAATGTCTGCATTTGTGGTAAATGCACTTTGCGAGGAGTTCATAAGTTATTACACCCATACCGTTCGCCAAAATGAAACTGATGCAGTTACGTTTTTAGCCGGCCTGCTTAACGAGAAACGAGAAGCCCTTAACAGGAAAACTGCACAGTTACAGCAGTACAAAATAGAACATGGCGTGCTCAACATTGATGAACAATCAAGGGGCATCTTTAGCCAAATCATGACGTACAACGACCGCAGGCTATCTGCGGAGAAAGATGTTGCTTCTTATGAGGGTACAATAAAAAACATCAACGGAAAATTTGATCCTAAGGACAGGCAGTACATAGAAGCATCCCTTAATAAATACAACACATCGGTAACTGCTACACAAGATGAGCTGCACGCATTAACTAACAAGTACGTTAGAAGTAACTTTGACCCTGCAGTAAAAGCACAGATAGACTCGGTTACTAAAACGCTGTCGCAGCAAATAGCATTAACGTCAGACAAGTACCTGACAAACCCGTTGGCAACTAAGGAAAACCTTGTTACGCAAAAAATAAATCTTGAGATATCGCGTGATATTGCTAAGTACAGTATAAAAGAGATTGACAAGGCACTTGCTGGTCTAAATGCTAAATTCCAGCAATTAGTGCCGTTTGATGCCACCGTAAAAACGTACAACTTTGAACTTGATATAGCAAGCAAAGAATACCTGGATGTATTAAACAAGTATAACGAGACTAACCTGCAGTCCACCTTTTCGGTAAAGCTGCAACAGGTTGAGCAAGCAACCCCGCAGGGTGCCGAGCCGTCAAAGAAAATGCTGCTGATTATTCTCAGCGGTATTATAGCTTTTGCGTTTTGCGTAGTTATACTCTTCATCAGGTTCTTCCTTGACGATTCCATTAAATCCCCTGCGGACCTTGTAAGACAAACTAATTTGCCGTTGTTGGGCTACCTAAATACTGTGAGCGGCGGTTCATTAGACCTGAGGAAACTTTGGGATGTGGAACACCGTGAAAAAATGAAGCACTTTAAGGAATTAATCCGTTCGATAAGGTTTGAGATAGACCAGGAACTTAAAGGCGACAAGGTTTTAGCCATCACCAGTTTGGTACCTGACGAAGGAAAAACCGTGCTGGCAATAAGCCTGGCATATTCTTATGCCATGATCAATAAAAAAGTATTGCTTATCGATGGTAATTTCTCCCACCCTACAATCACCAACACCGCTCAGCCAAGGCTGTTTGTGGAGGACTACTTTAAGAACAATCCTGATAATTATGAAGCGTTCTCAGGCGCTACCACAGTGTTAGGGAACCATGGTGATGATGTTACGCCGCTGGAAGTAAGTGACGAAATTTTTATACGAAACAGGTTTGCAGAACTGAAGACCAAGTACGACATCATCATTATTGAAACTCCTGCCCTGTCCTCGCTAAATAAATCAAAAGAGTGGATGCTGTTTGCCAACAAAGTAGTTGCGGTTTATGGCGCCAGAAAAAGTGTCAAAAGTTCACAAAAAGAGAACTTAAACTTTTTGCGCAGCCTTGACAACAAATTTGCAGGGTGGATATTAAACAAAGCAGCTATCCCTGAAGATTAA
- a CDS encoding TolC family protein has translation MYIKLKLFVVVLFFGLICSLSLRAQETMINDINYQYLEKLIATAKKNYPQVKLMESNLVIAKTGVSQATVGWLDAFTASYIYSPRNSLNLITPNIFNGYQLSISVNIGQFLRKPFAVKSAKESVNIARYQKEEYDLSLTAQVKRLYFSYLSAQAELRLRSGAIVDGETAVKQLKYSFQKGETTFQTYNEALTSLYQQGGYKVQAELSLLTAKTNLEELLGVKLEDIK, from the coding sequence ATGTACATTAAATTAAAGCTGTTCGTTGTTGTTTTATTTTTCGGACTAATCTGCTCATTATCGCTCCGCGCACAGGAGACGATGATCAATGATATCAATTATCAATACCTGGAGAAATTAATTGCCACGGCAAAAAAGAACTACCCCCAGGTAAAGCTAATGGAGTCAAATTTAGTAATTGCCAAAACGGGTGTAAGCCAGGCAACTGTAGGTTGGCTGGATGCTTTTACAGCCTCTTATATATATAGTCCGCGGAACTCACTTAACCTCATTACGCCTAATATCTTTAACGGTTACCAGCTAAGCATATCTGTTAACATAGGTCAGTTTTTGAGAAAGCCGTTCGCTGTAAAAAGCGCCAAAGAATCGGTAAACATAGCCCGCTACCAAAAAGAGGAGTACGATTTAAGCCTAACGGCGCAAGTAAAAAGACTGTATTTCTCGTACCTTAGCGCCCAGGCCGAATTACGGTTGCGTTCTGGTGCTATAGTAGACGGAGAGACTGCTGTTAAACAGCTAAAATATTCCTTCCAAAAAGGGGAAACGACATTCCAGACCTATAATGAGGCTTTAACAAGCCTTTACCAGCAAGGTGGTTACAAGGTACAGGCAGAACTATCTCTGCTAACTGCAAAAACTAATCTTGAAGAGTTGCTGGGTGTTAAATTAGAAGATATTAAATAA